actcgcttcacagaggaacagcccacaaaaagggctctcggtGATGAGAAGCGATACGCGCTTTCCAAGCAAATATTAGAAATTGAGTCTGGCGGGTCTATATACACAGACACGTCCCAAATAATAAGCCTATTTGAAGCTCACTATAAAGATCTTTTCGCTGCAGTTAAGCCTCAAAATGGATACGAACAAACcgctgatcagtttatttcccttatgccacacttagaagaaggtgatcgactcagcgttgatgggccaataactcgagaagaaattaattttgccgtcgaaacgctgcagaagaacaagacgcctggtcctgatggccttagtgctgaattttatataaaatttcagaaattcctgtgtccttttctaGAGCAGCTTTTCGAAGAAGCCTATCAATATGGGGAGCTTCCTCCATCCTTCTATCAGGGTcacacaaccttaataccaaaaaagcactgatgatgaaacaataaagacagtaaacggatataggccgatatcgttatgtaacgtggattacaaaatatttgcaaaaatactgacaaatagattgcagacagtcattactaaaATTAGTAGGTGAccatcaaacatgcggaattcgaggccgctctatacagacaaatgttcatatcgcacgttcagtccttgaatgcatagagggtagtacggatcaagtagctcttctccagattgacctcgccaaagcctttgataaggttcaacacgaATTTTTGTTCCAATTACTGCGACATCTTCAattaggggatgtattatacaatggtgtaacactttgttataaacattgcaccacaaagttaattgtgaaccgtaccctctcagatataatacaagtacagtcatccgttcgtcaaggttgtccgctctcacctttactcttcgccatatacttagaaccgctttgcttaagcgtgctttgcgactctagcattaaaggatacatgtatgccgatgaggaaattaaagtgctagcttatgcagacgacattgccttcttttgcgtcgataagccaagcattaccaaggcaataaacgctaccctgcgtttctgtgagactgcaggagctactgtaaattttgacaaaagtagaggcttttggctaggcatgtgggcgctcactccctctgtattcgcgaatattcattggaatcagtctccgttgcgatatcttggagtacctctcgataacttccgtaatagtggacctcattggacgtccacgataaccactatccgtcgaaaggtgacaacctggcaaggacgtgatctctccatttttgcgagagctaaggcatgcaatacatttctcgctactaggcttctttatgttctgcaggtcttgcactgctcacgtgtccatgtccaggcattccatagaatatttgcatgttttatttggcattcatcatgggaagccatgagaagggacaacctttttctcccgcttgaaaagggaggcctgggtcttgtgcatttatttgtgcgacaattggtcatgcgcttattttaccttaaaaatgtccgtcatccactccttctcgcagttaatcgagcacgtcttgcgtcacacctcccttttctttttgtcacgacaaacgttgctcaagaactaccgttatggggcttcttaaaggaacttgtcgacactatttcatttttaaaaaccagattcaaccttgaatatttgtttaccgttaatcgcacgtcgctaaatgtagcacttatagataaccttttccctgcacctctgtaccgaaagccgtatctgtctctatttggtcaagatgttctttgccgtgtccgtagaatgtgcattgcgccagcagcgaaaacgtttttcttcaagctgcacacttccacactgccagttaaaacgtggcttcaggaaaaaggactgtgtgtaccctggaatacaaattgtaggctttgcaatcaacccgagacaatagaacattgctttatactttgtcgtgacgcatttcttttttgggacattttacaaagaactatcaaaaaagactttcctctcacatgttatggtatccggttccttcctttcaaaaatacagacagtaatacaccatatgatttgtttatgttattaggactttattcattatggagaagtcgaatgatcgacagacatgccgagccacctcgctcgacaaggtctatcttccgtgaagagactgctcaagtccgaagtgtggtggctacatatgatcccgtccctgaatggatttcacgtctggacgcttgtgtttgtttgccagaattttgaactgacattggactgtatactatctgtgaatttgtttctcttgtctgtgcatatgtaatgtaactgcgttggtctgacagtaccgataattccatgcaataaagaaaaaaaaaatgtcaggggtggtgcagtggtaagatgccgggctcggaatcgtgaggtcgcatgttcgaatcctgggcgaagacgtttttttttttacttttatgttttttttgtactaacaaatttacataaccttacggacgtctctgtcaatttttaattaaatattgatcaagaactacagcactttctactacaggacgtcacactacagacaacagaactacaggcaacagaactacagaaacaacgtcccaaaatacgacagactgttaaaatttcctgttgtgtttttcaactgggatatAATTCGggagaatgcaaaaaataaataatctGGGTATCTCCAATCGACGGCCAAACCACATTACTTGGTTCCGTCCAGCTAGGTAACATTTGCATATCTTGAAAGTCGCTCAAGTTAAGTGAAGCACCCTGTAGtgcgcgggtagcatacgctgccgTGGACATATCAGcgaagttttgctgtcgtacgcggtgcgtAGAGCTCGCGCAAGTGGAGCGCGAactcacctttctctcaaatgcccTCTTTTCAACGGAAGCCTACTCCTCATTCTCTtttggacgctttatttcgtaataaagcggattcccgtacgtggctgctattggtagctgcggtcggctacgtagcgtagataccgcggctgccgcggggtgccgccacgagtccactgacCAAGCCTACCGAGGCTCGCCGAGGACAACCGCATATGGCTTATACGTTTGGCGCGTCGTGGGGCACCAGCATCGGAAGTCTTGGCGTCTGCGTTAAcgtccaaaatgaaatttgaactgcgcgccactgTGACAtgtagaaggcggagcgttgtggccGTGCTCCGCCGTAgctttcgcagtgcaaggcactggagaaggaacgggagcacagcggcgGCCGTGTTCGATTTCAattaactccgcttctgctgaacgcattgaagtactttttgaaGGCGAAGTATTTCCGAAATAGCCTGTGTTCACTGCTAATGCCTTCCTCCACTTCGATAATTGGAGAGAAATGTCGCGGTTtcgcacgaaaggcgaagcatcggttgcgatagcaaataaaaaaataaaaaaaaattagattgcggggttttaggtgccaaaaccactttctgattatgaggcacgccgtatagtggaggactcggggaatttcaaccacctggggttctttataacgcgcacttaaatctaagtacacgggtgttttcgcccccatcgaaatgcggccgccgggactcgatcccgcgacctcgtgctcggcagccccgTAGCCACCACGGCGGATGACCTGCGCAGGTGGTGCGCGCCAGCGACCTGGACGGCGTGTGGCTGGACGAGGTGCACGTGAGCAGCGCGTTCGTGCGGCGCCAGCTGCGGGCGCTGCGCGCCGACACGCCGCCGGCCACCATGGACGACTTCCACGTGCTGCTCAGCGTGCTGCTGTGCAACCTGCCGCGCGCGCGGGGCTCCAACCTGAACCGCGACTGGTTCCAGAACCGGATCAACGACCTGGTCGCTCTCTTCCCGGCCGTCTCGGAGCCGCCGCCCGTGCCCCTGTACGGCGCCGAGCAGGCGGACGCCGTCTCCAGCTTCGGCGAGCAGTGGCCGCACACCAGGGCGGCGCTCTGCAACGCCCTGCTCAAGGGACGCTTCGAGGTGCGTGCGTCTTGTCTATATACGGGGCGGCCATTGTTaaagaattttttaaaaatctgcCGTGGCTTTTTGAGCACGGCGTTTTCCAAATACGGACCGCTTCGAGGTGTGTCCCCATTTGGTGGTGTTTTAACTCGTTGACCTCTTAACTATAAGAGCATCTGTGGTTGTACTATATAGATTGTACTATAGATAGTGCTAGTTGTACCATGGGTGTGGTCCCAAGCCTGCCTAGCAGAAGCGACACTTCATCTCGCCACAGTAAAGCTGTGCAGGTCCTTTTCCACCCCTGACAGAGGACACACTGCCGCAAGAGGACGAGGAGTGTGGGTCGGTCGGTTTGTCATATTGAATTGGGAGGAGCTGTATTTCAGCATGGGGGCACGGACAGTGTACGAAGAatgaacacgtgtgtgtgtgtgtgtgtgtgtgtgtgtgtgcgtgtttgtgtgtgtgtgtcgttctTGTATCTCTAGCTGCCCTGACGCTGCATCCGGCAGGACTGTAAGACTACATTTGAGACATCGAACTGATGAAATCGTATACTGCTGAGGCGTTGGTACTGTTGGTGTCTCGTGGCCTGCAAATGGCACTACAGACTGCGGACTGAACCACTTATAAGCATAGGTTTCAGCGAATATCGTTCCTTTCTGAATAATTCCGAAGCGACAGTTCCAATAGTTTGGTGATTTACATAAAACCTTGACACAATTGTCAGGTGTTAACAAATCTAATAGAAAAGTTGGttattgcaaaatgaaaacagATTCACCGCTGGAGTCGGCTTATTTTCAAAGTGCCATTATTCAGATGTCTTcctgcaaaaatgcaagttcaacagcaaaagaaaaaaaaagaaattatttacaGGCTCGTGGTGACTGTTGTGCTTCAGTCCATTTAAAATTTTGCGGTGGTTCAGGCCGCGAGTAGCGTTTCGCGTTCGCCCACCGTGCGTCGTCGCGATGCTGCGAGGTGCGACCGCCACTTCGCGTCGCCTGCAGTTCAAGCCGCGCCGCGCTAATTCAGCTTCTGTAAGCGCGCAGACGAACTTGGCAGGCGCCCCCGCGGCGTTTGTAGTCCTCAGTCTATATAGCCCGCCCGCGCGATACGGGTCCCCGACCGCCGATAAACGGCAAACTTGCCGCGACGGTTTCTACCGCCGCGTCTGTATTGGCTCTTAGGCCTAACCAGCACTGCTTCGCCGTGTGTCGGCCGCCAAAGTTAGGCTTAGTGACGCGTCGACTCGTGCCTGTTCACAGCGGCCATACGGCTCTCGGGAAGGCGCCGTATACGGTCGCTGCGAAGAAGAGTATGTTTGAATGATCGAGCAGCTGCAGAAATCACGCCTGCTTTCCTTGCACAGCGTATACGCACGGGGAGCGCGATCACAGAGCTGGGTTTTGGGCCGAGTTGGTGTGCGCTCCGGACAGTAAAGGCTGCCCTTTACTGTCCTGTACTGTAAAGAGGGTCCCTGAGAGCCTCATCTGGCCACGGGCTCTGAAGCCACGGCCCTGAGCCCACAAAGAATAGGCGACAGTAAACGAATTCGTCTTTGCCATGTATTTGCTATAGGAGGCTGTGCAATGTGATTTGCTCACCAGAATCGAAACTGCTGGGTTATGTTTCAACATTAACCAATATTTTTAATATGCACCGAAAATGTTCAAAAAATTTTAGCAGTATAAGCGGGTAGCGAATTATACGTGAATTTCGATTGGAGCTGCGGCTTCACGGCGGTGCAAATTTCGATTCGAGGCGTGCTTTCACGGCAGTCTGGCCTGCGCTGCTGTGAAACCGCCGTTAGGGCGGAGTTCTTCGCCAATCAGCGTCGCCGAAAAGGCGGTGAACGGAGCCGCTGGACGGAGGTGCGACGTTGGTGATTCGCGCATCTGCGAACGGAGAccgttttttttggggggggggcattgTATGTGCAGTTACTTCAGCGGGTTTTACGCGGGGTATTTTTTCTCTTTCCGCAAGTGTAGTAATTGGGGAAGTGCGGCTtatacgcgaaaaaaaaagtgcgtacATGCGCGTTCGTTTCGAATTCCTCGAAAACTTATTAGAACGCTTAAATTCGAGCCGAGGTGAATATCGAATAGCACGACATTCGATCGCACGTTCGAAAATACCGAATATTCGCACAAGCGTATAGCTGAAAGACAACCATAGGCAACATGCGATTACTTTCTTGCGTTCTCGCCTCCTGTGTATCCTCCTGCGCTACGAAAGACAAACTATATATACCTagcttcttttgtgtgtgtttttttctttctcctcctcgAGGAGCCCGTTTGAGAAGCCCTCCGAACGCCACGCAGGGCCCGATGCAGCAGGTGCAGGAGTACGTGTCCGTGGGCTGGCGCTTCGCGGGCATGAAGCACGTGCACCTCATCCTCGAGTTCCTCAAGGGGCGCAACTCCTGGGTCCTCGACATCATCCCGGAGCTGCGCGCCAAGGGCGACCGCCTCCAGGTGATGTATGCGTGGTGCAACGCGCCAGGGCGGTCGGAAGAAGCGGGAAGACGCATGATGCGATGCCGCGTTGCGAACCCCGTTGCATGCGTGGTCAGTCGTGCCACAGACCGCATGCAACGAGCTTCGCGGACAGGGTCCCTCTAGTTTCATCCGGGTCCTTATTACAGTCGGGACATTTATTCATGCAAGCGACGCATCGTGGCGTACGACGCGTCGTTCGATACGACGCGCGACGAAGTCTGCTAGACGTTGTTTCTCTGACTTTCAGAACGCGCCGTAAACTTGCTAGATGCGAGTTTTTTGTAAAGACGTGTCGTGTATATAAACGAAGGATCTTAACGCGGAGCCGTTCAGTATGAGCCTCCTGCTTCAAATCCCGTCGCACGTGGTATCGGAAGCTGGTCCAGTGCCTGAAGACGCGTGGCACAACGCTTCGTTCGACTCGATGCGACTCGTCGCACGCGACGAAATGTCGCTGTTGTTCCGGTGGTTGAGTCTTGCCGGGAACTTGTTGGATACGTTTGTTACCGCGTGGTCGAGCCGCGGCGATATAAAGCAACAGCGCTTCTGTGTTGCTCGCCGCTGGCAACAAGACTGCTGAATAGCGGGCCGAGGCGGCGATCTTTTTAGCATGCGTATAGCCTCGACTCCGATTTTCCTGTTTCGATAACAGGTCGTTCGCGCAAATGTTCTCACCGGACAGCCTCTGGAGCGCTTTGAATAGAATTTGTTACACCTTGGAGGTTTGGGCCAGGGTGAACTTGGGTATTGTAGACAGTGGCCTATGGGCGAAGACTACACGACGACGGCCTAACAAGAAAGGACATATGTACGAGTCGTCGGGACGGTCGCACATCAAGCCCGTTTTTGAGGTCCTAAACTGACATGtcgaagtaagaaaaaaaaagcaagcacgaCAGTGTGTGTCTAAACAATGACTGCGTTTATACATGGGGCTCGTTACGTCGTAACGAAGGGTTTAGCGAACGGGACATAGGACACGagagcacacgcacgcacgcagggcACTGTGCTCCTCTCGTGTTCTGTGTCGAACCTCTCCGAGGGTTGCagtgtgggcttgttggtaatgcatcttcaaggggtgtacggtagcgcgaataaaagatgggacaaaagaagacacacagggacacgcagcgctgtgtgtgcccttgtgtgccttcttttgtcccgtcttttaatcgcgacACCCCTTGAAGAACATCCCCTCTCTAGCCCACGAAGAGTTTGCGTCGAACCTGACGCCCGTAACGAATTCTGCGCGGGGGTCGCAGGCGTTCCTGAAGGCGTACCAGCGGCTGGGCGAGGACGGCCCGTACATGAAGCTGCTGAACCTGCCCGAGGCGGCGACCGCGCTGCGCAGGCACCTGGGCCTGCACGTGGCGGCCGCGTACGCGCTGGCCGTGGTCGAGGACGACAACTGGCTCAAGTACAAGGGCGTGCCGCGCGACGAGGCCGAGGAGGCGGTGCTCGCCAAGATCTCCGCCATCAAGCGCATGGGCCTCGGCGCGCCCCCCAAGGACGCCGCGCCGAGCGGGGGCGGCGCGAGGGACGCCGTTGACGTCGCCGCAGCGGGCGAGCCCGCCGCGTCCGCGGCGCCATAGACGTCGGCGGCGGGCCAGGTAGGTGAGCGCCGTCGAAGCGACGGTCTTCTTTATATTTTGGAGCGAGGTACGAGACCTGGCTGGTTGGTATTCCATAACGATATAGCCAGCGCGAACGTAGACATGGAGCACACAAAGAAGCGACAAGGACACGCGTTCTTTTGGATCGCTTCGCTGGTGCTTTATATCGTCAGATTGCAATGGATTTCGGGGTGGAAAGTTTGCGCGCCCTGAACGAAGACAAGAAAAGGACACAAAGACCAGCGCAGTCTGACTACAGGCAACTGGCATGTTTTCAGTCTGCGCTAGTCTTTGTGTCCTTGTTGCCTTCGTTCAGTGCGCGCAAACCTTTCCAGAATGAAgttaaaccaactagcccgcctttcaGTCTTATTGCAATGGATTTCCTTAATGGAGCATACGAGATATTTAGCGCTCGCCCACAGCTATAATATGGTTAGCATTGACttcatcgtggccgccatcttggggTGCTAGCACGTCGAAAAGCTGCGTAAACTAGAAACGCGACAGCACGACAGGCGCGTCGTGAACCGAGCAACAAATAGATAGCAGTGATATTACGGTATAAGAAACTCtccgccaaaaagaaaaaaaaaaggtgtcagCGTTACAACTAGTACTTTGACGTCATCGTGTTGCATGGGGCACTAATTATAGAACGGCGAAAACCTGTGCCCGTGTCACGTCACATGTAATCTGTAGTTGCCGCTTCCGCGGCGTGCCGGTCTTACTCAGCCCGCGTACTATCGTAGGCGTGCTTTCATGCACTGCGTCCCTGTAGGCACCGGACCATGCATCGTTTTAGCCGAAACGTTGGGGGAGTGCTTAAAGCGCAGCTTTACTTGCCTTACTTCCCCGAGGTTTGGCGTGTCATCGTTGCCGGCTGTCTTTCTCCGAGTATCGAAGTCGCACACTTTCGCCATGGTTTCGGGCGACTCACATCATCGGCTCCGGAAGCGTTGGTGCATGCAAGTTTGGACACAGCGATCCTGGTGCGCAGCTTGCTGTCTTCGAACATTATACCATATGAATGCTTTTGGCCGTATGCGCCGACGTTGCCAGGTCGTGTACGAAATCTGGCGAAGGTTATGAAGTGTCACAGTAAATGATGGCTTAAGAGCATCGCACCTCTGAACATTTGCGCCATGCGAGGCCCGCCACCGTTGCAAGAGATGCGCGCGCGCGTCGCCGAAATCCGCCGCGAGTTTCTTATCGTGATGCGCCGTTTTGTCTTCGAAGGTTCGCTTCCGCACAGTGGGTGATTCGTTagcatcacccgccgtggttgctcagtggctatggtgttgggctgctgagcacgaggtcgcgggatcgaatcccggctacggcggccgcatttcgatgggggcgaaatgcgaaaacacccgtgtgcttagatttaggtgcacgttaaagaaccccaggtggtcaaaatttccggagtcctccactacggcgtgcctcataatcagaaagtggttttggcacgtaaaaccccaaatattattattattattattcgttagCATTTTGCCACCGCTCTACACTTAACCGTTTCAGCCACCTACCGAGCTTTGCGCTTGCCGAGCTGCGCCAGATGCATGGGCGCGGCTCGTCAAATGTGTCACGATCAAAAGTACCAAATAAGTATTATAGagctttagcgtgtccgctattccggcaaacaggggtggtttgggcggattgccggatgggcgggggcgtgagcggccggagcggtgtaGCCACCTGGTGAcatagagctcaaccaaacacagagctaaaatccCAATAACCTACcgtattctgcttcgctgctggtgcacatttgcggcagcggcgtaattgtgaacgcaattacgcccccgctcatccggcaaaccgccaGCGCTTGCCGGAATAACGGACGCACTAAAAGTAGGTGGCCAGCGGTAATGCTAGCGTTCCGTATTGCTACACGAACGGCGGATGCGTTTCTGCGGCGTCGTCGACCTCCTCTGCAAACAGCGGCAGCGGGAAGTGTCGACGGGAGCGCAGCGCCCGTCTGGATCGGTTTCGTCCCCTCCCCCATTGTGCAGGCGGAGCTCGCGCCACGGCGGGACGACGAAGACGCGCGCCGGAACCACACGGCGGGTCACTCGGGAGGGCAGGCGATCGACGAAGGTCCGCGAGGGTTCATCATCGATCGGCGCGTCGACGAACGTTCAAACCGCGGCGCACAATGCATTCGCCGGGGGGCCGTCGTCGACGTACTACGCCTGCCCTCCTCCTCAGCGCACCGTGTCCTTTTAGTCAAGAAAACCACACCCAACGTACCTCCGTCGTCCAGTGCCGTGGCCAGCCGGCTAATTAGCGAGCCGCCTGTCGTCGCCCGACGCCACAGCGCCGGATGTGGACACCGCGGGTCCCCCTGGCTTCCGCATCGGCCGGCGTTGATGACCGCGATCCTTCTGCAAGCTCGAGGAACTTTTTTGTTTGGCCACGCCCACACGGTGCCGGGTGCGCCGTGATAAGAGCCGCCTCAGCGCCGCCCTGCATCTTCTCCGCGTTCGGCAGGGAAGCCCCCCGCCGCCGCGGAGGCGACGGAAAGGGCGGCGTCGTAgatgaagaaataatttttcgtCCGTGCCGCGTGGCTTCGAGGGCGAACCTTGCTTTCTTAGCGGCATTTACGGGTCCGAGGGTGGGCGGGAAGATAACGCGGGGgcgctcacccccccccccaccttcccccCACTCCATCTTCACCTGGCGGCGGCGAAGGCGCTGCCTTGCTTTTTTTGCCCCGTACGCGTTCGGAGACGCCGCCGTTGTGGTCGCGAACGAATAAAGGGCTTCCAGACGGTCGTGTCCCTGTTGCCTTTGTTGACATTTGTGTCTTTTCCACCTTAAATGGCTTTGAAGATGTCGCTGGTCGTTACATATGACATAATCACGTCTTTGTCAACTGCGATGTATTCGTCAGCCCTCGCTCCCACTGACGAGTTGCAACAAGCAGCGTATGACTTGAGCGATTCCTGCAGCAGTTTAGCACGACTTCAGATATGTGTACAATCGCCAAGTGCATCAGTAACACCGCTGTTAGTGCAAGTGCAGTGCGCACCTTGGTGACGACTGCAGCGGGCAGTGGCAGCACTGCTATGTGCATTttgttgtaaagcaacaaattgTCTATGGGTGCAGGGCCACCTAAATTGCTTCGTTGTTCAGGCAAATTCGTCATAGAGGCATTCACAATACATATGAAAGGTAGGAATTCAGCCAGGACATATTCAGCCTTCCATTATACAGGCTATTCTACCGTAGAAGCATTCATTGTAGAGGCATTAGACTGTATTCAGATTAAGGTGGCTGATGTTCAAAAGTATGAAACATTTGGATATAAAGGGTAAAAGGAACAAACTTAGTAGCTAAAGCACAACACTGTTTCAAAGGAACTGCTCATGTCATCATTAGGAAAATTGTCAGTTAACATAACATTTTCAATTTGCAGAACTAAATGAAGATGAAATTATATGACAAGGCACCCTTCTACATCTGGCACCCATGCCACTGTTCCTTTCATAACCACCCCAAAAATGACTGATGTTCCCTTCTTATTGGCTTCCGCTTCTTATGTGATTATTGAGTTCCTTTTATAAATGTGTACTAATTCAGCATATGCATATGTAATGGTATGCACCATTGATAAAGTCTGTGAACTTGCTGTAAACGTCCCATTTTGAAGCGTGCAGAACACAAACAGACGAACAATGCAGACTTGTACTTATGCAGCTGGAAAGACAAGGTGGAGATGGTAAAGCAGCATGTGAGAAGTCCACCGACTGTCGGATTTAACTTTAACGAGATATTACCTTTCTTGGACCCGCATAATCCGTGGGTCCAAAAAGCGTTAAAGCTATGGGCGATGAATTCACAAAACACGCTGGTAAAGggaacaaaagaaaacactttaaTAAAGTTgcaaatctgtttttttttcaaattaattACTTTGTACAATAGGCTTAAAAAAAGAATCTCTCATCTACAGCTGTACAAACACGACACACGCGAACAGACTAAAATGGACACATACAAGGTGACACAGTGTCGGTGTTAGTGCCgcctataagaaaaaaaaatgtggaatgACAGTGGGCGTAGGGTCATATAGTGACACGTTGCTGCTGCACAGGATGTgacacttttctttttgtcaaaGGCCACATCGCAGGTAAAAGGAGGAAAAACAGGTTATACAGTGCATAAGCAGCTTTTCTTTTGCATGTGACTCGAGCaacaataatatttggggttttacgtgccaaaaccactttctgattatgaggcacgccgtagtggaggactccggaaattttgaccacctggggttctttaacgtgcacctaaatctaagcacacggatgttttcgcatttcgcccccatcgaaatgcggccgccgtggccgggattcgatcccgcgacctcgtgctcagcagcctaacaccatagccactgagcaaccacggcgggttactcgAGCAACAATGTGCAGGCACCAAAACTGCCTGGGACATCGTAGGTGCCTGGCAGTGTTGTGGATATTTTATGTGTAATCCTGGTCTCAAACCACTACGCATATAACTCTTGGCAAACTTGCCATTATCCATTCTTTAATAAGAAATAGCTGTGACCAGTTATTCTATGAAGTTACGTATAAACAGCTTGTGCTAAGCAATGAGGTGTTCAAATTAATATTAGTGATTGGCACTAACTTAGAGGTGGAGTGAGAAATGTGTGCAATGAGAAACATTGGCTGCCACCCTCAAAACTGTGGCAGGTGTTATCTTTTGAGGGTGCGGTGAGCAATATTAGAGCTCCTGTTTTTACGTCACCAGTCAATAAGCCTAATTTCGACAGCTCGATGTTCTAGACAGTTGTGGTACTGACTGTGCGCAAATGGTGTGT
This Dermacentor albipictus isolate Rhodes 1998 colony chromosome 1, USDA_Dalb.pri_finalv2, whole genome shotgun sequence DNA region includes the following protein-coding sequences:
- the LOC135896928 gene encoding uncharacterized protein isoform X2 produces the protein MIPVRPMSMAPAGVIAAADALGAALPRQTVYVFPPLGQFDPNCVRLVTEGRDPATAVACLLGFFKLVCEAGYEQVVRASDLDGVWLDEVHVSSAFVRRQLRALRADTPPATMDDFHVLLSVLLCNLPRARGSNLNRDWFQNRINDLVALFPAVSEPPPVPLYGAEQADAVSSFGEQWPHTRAALCNALLKGRFEGPMQQVQEYVSVGWRFAGMKHVHLILEFLKGRNSWVLDIIPELRAKGDRLQAFLKAYQRLGEDGPYMKLLNLPEAATALRRHLGLHVAAAYALAVVEDDNWLKYKGVPRDEAEEAVLAKISAIKRMGLGAPPKDAAPSGGGARDAVDVAAAGEPAASAAP
- the LOC135896928 gene encoding uncharacterized protein isoform X1 encodes the protein MLSPTRKHGAVMIPVRPMSMAPAGVIAAADALGAALPRQTVYVFPPLGQFDPNCVRLVTEGRDPATAVACLLGFFKLVCEAGYEQVVRASDLDGVWLDEVHVSSAFVRRQLRALRADTPPATMDDFHVLLSVLLCNLPRARGSNLNRDWFQNRINDLVALFPAVSEPPPVPLYGAEQADAVSSFGEQWPHTRAALCNALLKGRFEGPMQQVQEYVSVGWRFAGMKHVHLILEFLKGRNSWVLDIIPELRAKGDRLQAFLKAYQRLGEDGPYMKLLNLPEAATALRRHLGLHVAAAYALAVVEDDNWLKYKGVPRDEAEEAVLAKISAIKRMGLGAPPKDAAPSGGGARDAVDVAAAGEPAASAAP